In Miniphocaeibacter halophilus, the following proteins share a genomic window:
- a CDS encoding NADPH-dependent oxidoreductase, with protein sequence MNDTIKTQLNHRTIREFKEKEVPENLLEKFISVIQRTASSTGMQTSSVIRVTDNNIKKQIAEVCKQEYVGRAPELFIFIVDAYRNNRIAEDKTGSKFSASHDMDRFFQGWTDSCLAAQNLTNAVESEGLGGVFLGSVLNDTDKIIEILKLPELTFPVLGVAFGYPNQEPQLKPRMDMNLRVFENEYKKFDNYMEEIKDYDEEMQTYYDLREANRRVDSFSKQVIGKLENVLENRAKILNSAIRQGFDLKVEK encoded by the coding sequence ATGAACGATACAATAAAGACTCAATTAAATCACAGAACTATTAGGGAATTTAAAGAGAAGGAAGTTCCTGAAAATCTATTAGAAAAATTTATTTCAGTAATTCAAAGAACGGCAAGTAGTACAGGAATGCAGACTTCTTCAGTAATTAGGGTTACTGACAATAATATTAAAAAACAAATTGCAGAGGTTTGTAAACAGGAATATGTTGGACGGGCACCGGAACTTTTTATATTTATAGTTGATGCATATAGGAATAATAGAATAGCTGAAGATAAAACAGGAAGTAAATTTTCTGCAAGCCATGACATGGATAGGTTTTTTCAAGGTTGGACAGATTCTTGTTTAGCTGCTCAAAATTTAACCAATGCAGTAGAATCTGAAGGACTAGGTGGGGTTTTTCTAGGTTCTGTTTTAAATGATACCGATAAAATAATTGAGATTTTAAAACTACCGGAACTTACTTTTCCTGTATTGGGAGTTGCTTTTGGCTATCCAAATCAAGAGCCGCAATTAAAACCTAGAATGGATATGAATTTAAGAGTATTTGAAAATGAATATAAAAAATTCGATAATTATATGGAAGAAATTAAGGATTATGATGAGGAAATGCAAACATACTATGATTTAAGAGAGGCAAATAGAAGGGTTGACAGCTTCAGTAAGCAGGTTATTGGCAAACTTGAAAATGTATTGGAAAATAGAGCTAAGATATTAAATTCTGCAATAAGACAAGGGTTTGATTTAAAGGTGGAAAAATAA
- a CDS encoding DUF1643 domain-containing protein, with product MIKYKDYVDKDNIEIENGEISGYNYRYSIEIPILNSNYRKDNRLLICSMNPSKATKIQSDNTLNKLCKYAYENNYKTLTVVGILPFYETNSKDLNKFNSNEFENIIDENFNRINEKMNYVDNIIIATGNPTNKGMEKLIFRLKKLLESKNNLFCFKTNTGELLTKRGFTVHPLYLKELVACNLPEEYFYK from the coding sequence ATGATTAAATATAAAGATTATGTTGACAAGGACAATATTGAAATAGAAAATGGGGAAATAAGCGGATATAATTACAGGTATTCAATAGAAATTCCAATTTTAAATAGTAATTATAGAAAAGACAATAGACTTTTAATTTGCTCAATGAACCCAAGTAAGGCAACAAAAATACAATCCGATAATACTTTAAACAAATTATGTAAATACGCCTATGAAAATAACTATAAAACCTTAACTGTTGTAGGAATATTACCTTTTTACGAAACCAATTCAAAGGATTTAAATAAATTTAATAGTAATGAATTTGAAAATATAATCGATGAAAATTTCAATAGAATTAATGAAAAAATGAATTATGTAGATAATATTATTATAGCAACGGGAAATCCTACAAATAAAGGCATGGAAAAACTGATTTTTCGACTGAAGAAGCTTCTGGAAAGTAAGAATAATTTATTTTGTTTTAAAACAAACACCGGTGAACTACTTACTAAAAGAGGGTTTACTGTCCATCCCTTGTATTTAAAAGAACTAGTAGCCTGTAATTTACCGGAGGAGTATTTTTATAAATAA
- a CDS encoding ABC transporter ATP-binding protein, which produces MIKCRNLTKKYGNNTVVDNISFEIEQGEVFALLGSNGAGKTTTIKMILNLTKKTSGDIYIKDKVKIGYSPERPSFYEMLTGYEHLKFYGELQKISKKELKNEILKVLDIVGLENNKTKVKGYSKGMRQRLSIAQALLGNPELLILDEPTSDLDVIGRNTIMDLILELQKKGKTIVINSHILNDIERTCNSGIIINKGRIVVNWEKDKTGRSLDEIFIEGVGNYEYK; this is translated from the coding sequence ATGATTAAATGTAGGAACTTAACAAAGAAATATGGAAATAATACAGTAGTGGATAATATTTCCTTTGAAATAGAGCAGGGAGAGGTTTTTGCCTTACTGGGAAGTAATGGAGCAGGAAAAACTACAACAATAAAGATGATTTTAAATCTTACTAAAAAAACTTCAGGGGATATTTATATAAAGGATAAGGTAAAAATAGGATATTCTCCGGAAAGACCTAGTTTTTATGAGATGTTAACCGGCTATGAACATTTAAAATTCTATGGAGAATTACAGAAGATAAGTAAGAAGGAACTTAAAAATGAAATATTAAAAGTCTTGGATATAGTAGGTTTGGAAAATAATAAAACAAAGGTTAAGGGTTATTCAAAGGGAATGAGACAAAGATTATCTATTGCCCAAGCCTTACTGGGGAATCCGGAACTTTTAATCCTAGATGAACCAACTTCAGACCTAGATGTAATAGGAAGAAACACTATTATGGACTTGATTTTAGAGCTACAGAAAAAAGGAAAGACCATAGTTATTAATTCCCATATTTTAAACGATATTGAAAGAACTTGTAATAGTGGAATAATAATTAACAAGGGGCGTATTGTTGTAAATTGGGAAAAGGATAAAACAGGTAGATCTTTAGACGAAATATTTATTGAAGGAGTTGGAAATTATGAGTATAAGTAA
- a CDS encoding response regulator transcription factor, whose product MKYRILVADDEIELLEVLELYFKRENWEIIKAKDGKEALENFERADLVVLDIMMPEVDGIEVLQEIRKKSLIPVIMLTAKSQDFDKIIGLDLGADDYITKPYNPMEVVARVKAQLRRNYGALKSNKENREVVVGNMKLNKTTGEFFYNKRPIDLTSTEFKILTLFMENINIIFTKEQIFSYVWEDEFMNDENTIMVHISRIRNKIGDSNRNIIKTIKGLGYKMVEEDD is encoded by the coding sequence ATGAAATACAGAATTTTAGTAGCAGATGATGAAATTGAATTACTTGAAGTATTGGAGCTTTATTTCAAAAGGGAAAACTGGGAAATAATTAAAGCAAAGGACGGAAAGGAAGCACTGGAAAATTTTGAAAGGGCGGACTTAGTAGTTCTTGACATAATGATGCCTGAAGTTGACGGTATAGAAGTGCTTCAAGAAATTAGGAAAAAGAGTTTAATTCCTGTAATTATGTTAACAGCAAAATCACAGGATTTCGATAAAATAATAGGACTTGATTTAGGAGCAGATGACTATATTACTAAACCCTACAATCCTATGGAAGTAGTTGCCAGGGTGAAGGCCCAGCTAAGAAGAAATTATGGAGCTTTAAAAAGCAATAAGGAAAACAGGGAAGTAGTAGTTGGCAATATGAAATTAAATAAGACTACAGGGGAATTTTTCTACAATAAGAGGCCTATAGACCTAACATCAACAGAATTTAAAATACTAACTCTATTTATGGAGAACATTAATATTATATTTACCAAGGAACAGATTTTTTCCTATGTTTGGGAAGATGAATTTATGAACGATGAAAATACTATTATGGTACATATTAGTAGAATTCGAAATAAAATTGGAGATAGTAATAGAAATATAATTAAAACTATAAAGGGCCTAGGCTATAAAATGGTAGAAGAAGATGACTAG
- a CDS encoding HAMP domain-containing sensor histidine kinase produces MTRKKSIFKELIASFVVFSLSIVLILVISGALVIFNIIENEDNYIPTNMINDKGEIQSRFLIDNYNAWVEQLDSNNKVVSVVGNKLDKTMNYSDRDIMELLNLKDNSEEFHVFIKFLGEEKYLIKIPTKNLALTLNLTNSRSKNSKVFGILFLAFYIFMIILLSKRLSNKIKKPIDKMLFAMDRVKDGEKGVQIDFQTKNELNELKDNFNDMIIKLEREEEYRIKKEEEKNKLLLDLSHDIKTPISTIKSYSLALKDDLVKEEDKKDYYDILDKKASRISYLVDEMTNMLKLDNKDYKLYMEKANFSEVVRQTVSEYYNELENKKIDVEVNLPKDDIYINIDLNLIKRVLNNLMENQLKYNSGTFTRISLEEENNKLILEISDNGKLIDKNTRKTLFNPFVRGDKARSTSGGLGLGLSISKTIINKHKGEIYYSNKGNLNNFVVELNIK; encoded by the coding sequence ATGACTAGGAAAAAAAGTATATTTAAAGAATTAATAGCTAGTTTTGTAGTATTTTCCTTATCAATTGTATTAATATTGGTAATTTCAGGAGCTTTAGTTATATTTAATATTATTGAAAATGAAGATAATTATATACCAACAAATATGATAAATGATAAGGGAGAAATTCAAAGTAGATTTTTAATAGATAATTATAATGCTTGGGTAGAACAGTTGGATAGCAATAATAAGGTTGTTTCAGTTGTGGGAAATAAATTGGATAAAACCATGAATTATAGTGATAGGGATATTATGGAGCTATTAAATTTAAAGGATAATAGTGAAGAATTTCATGTTTTTATTAAATTTCTAGGTGAAGAAAAATATTTAATAAAAATCCCAACAAAAAATTTAGCCTTAACCTTGAACTTAACAAATAGCAGGAGTAAAAATAGCAAGGTATTTGGAATACTATTTTTAGCTTTTTATATATTTATGATTATTCTATTAAGTAAAAGGCTTTCTAATAAAATAAAAAAACCAATAGATAAGATGCTTTTTGCTATGGATAGGGTAAAAGATGGAGAAAAGGGAGTTCAAATTGACTTTCAAACTAAAAATGAGTTAAATGAATTAAAGGATAATTTTAATGATATGATTATAAAATTAGAAAGGGAAGAGGAGTACAGAATAAAAAAAGAAGAGGAAAAAAACAAATTACTTCTTGATTTATCCCACGATATTAAAACTCCAATCTCAACAATAAAATCCTATTCATTAGCCTTAAAGGATGATTTAGTAAAAGAAGAAGATAAAAAAGATTATTATGATATCTTGGACAAAAAAGCCTCTAGAATTTCCTACTTAGTAGATGAAATGACAAATATGTTAAAATTAGATAATAAAGATTATAAATTATATATGGAAAAAGCTAATTTTTCTGAAGTTGTAAGACAAACTGTTTCAGAATACTACAATGAATTAGAGAACAAAAAAATTGATGTAGAGGTAAATTTACCCAAGGATGACATATATATTAATATAGATTTAAATTTAATAAAAAGAGTTTTAAATAATTTAATGGAGAACCAGTTAAAATATAATAGTGGAACTTTTACAAGAATATCCTTAGAAGAAGAAAACAATAAGCTAATACTTGAAATTTCAGACAATGGTAAATTAATAGATAAGAATACTAGAAAGACTTTATTTAATCCCTTTGTAAGAGGGGATAAGGCAAGGTCTACTTCCGGTGGTTTAGGCTTAGGACTTTCCATTTCTAAAACTATTATTAATAAACACAAGGGTGAAATATATTACAGCAATAAAGGTAATTTAAATAATTTTGTTGTAGAGTTAAATATAAAGTAA
- a CDS encoding GNAT family N-acetyltransferase: protein MKHLGTVRLETERLILRKATLQDVVPAYKNWVTDDEVTKFLRWKSHNNIDETKYIFSSWINEYNNEVYNWIIELKEINEPIGTIGAIKIDNRIEMVHIGYALGRAWWGNGIMTEALTRLIEFFFEEVEVNRIESMFDPNNIGSGRVMKKCGMKYEGTLKQADWSNQGIVDASYYGLISEDYFEGK from the coding sequence ATGAAACATTTAGGAACTGTAAGGTTGGAAACAGAAAGGCTAATTTTACGAAAAGCTACTTTACAGGATGTAGTACCGGCCTATAAAAATTGGGTTACAGACGATGAGGTTACTAAATTTTTAAGATGGAAAAGTCATAATAATATAGATGAAACAAAGTATATTTTTTCATCTTGGATTAATGAATACAATAATGAAGTCTATAACTGGATAATAGAATTAAAGGAAATTAATGAGCCTATAGGGACAATAGGTGCTATAAAAATAGATAATAGAATAGAAATGGTTCATATTGGATATGCCTTGGGAAGAGCTTGGTGGGGAAATGGAATAATGACAGAGGCTTTAACTAGGCTAATAGAATTCTTTTTTGAAGAAGTTGAAGTTAATAGGATAGAGTCTATGTTTGATCCTAACAATATTGGTTCTGGCAGGGTTATGAAAAAATGTGGAATGAAATACGAAGGCACTTTAAAACAAGCTGATTGGAGTAATCAAGGTATTGTTGACGCTTCTTACTATGGACTAATATCGGAAGATTATTTTGAAGGGAAATAG
- a CDS encoding IS1182 family transposase: protein MMGKKDKISKTQIEILSLDSLVPQDHLVRKLDQVIDLSFIYDLVKDLYSKTGAESIDPVVLIKLNIIQYTFGIRSMRQTIKEIEVNAAYRWYLGYGLTEKIPHFSTFSKNYQRRFKGTDIFEQIFFRILNEIAKCGLLTEENIYIDGTHIKANANIHNKETIEVEESVKYYQDILEKEINEDRKNHNKKPLKKNEEIKTKEITVSKNDPDCGIFHKGEHKKVFAYLSNTACNDYGIILDFEVTSGNKHDSTVFPILYERIKNKYKSNKYIAIDAGYKTPAIAKQILDNDKIPLLPYKRPMTKKGFYKKYEYVYDEYYDCYICPNNKILKYSTTNRNGYQEYKSNPNDCKNCKYVKNCTESKNNQKVVTRHIWEEYIEKCEDIRHTKGFKEKYGRRKETIERVFADAKELHGMRYTLHRGLERVKNELYLLFGCMNLKKLAKIIWKRYKNSSELHVLFEDLKNISNFRILKRHFRLLINSKMPFVFNLRQ, encoded by the coding sequence ATGATGGGTAAAAAAGACAAGATAAGTAAAACACAAATAGAGATATTAAGTTTAGATTCATTAGTTCCACAAGATCATTTGGTAAGAAAACTGGATCAAGTTATTGATTTAAGCTTTATCTACGATTTAGTAAAAGATCTTTATTCTAAAACAGGAGCCGAAAGTATAGATCCTGTTGTTTTAATAAAATTAAATATTATCCAATATACATTTGGAATTAGGTCTATGCGACAAACAATAAAAGAAATAGAAGTTAATGCAGCATATAGATGGTACTTAGGATATGGATTAACTGAGAAAATACCACATTTCTCAACCTTTAGTAAAAATTATCAAAGACGATTTAAAGGAACAGATATTTTTGAACAAATATTTTTCAGAATTTTAAATGAAATAGCTAAATGTGGATTACTTACAGAAGAAAATATATACATAGATGGAACTCATATAAAGGCAAATGCAAATATACATAATAAAGAAACCATAGAAGTAGAAGAATCTGTTAAATATTACCAAGACATATTAGAAAAAGAAATAAATGAAGATAGAAAAAATCATAATAAAAAACCATTAAAAAAAAACGAAGAAATCAAAACAAAAGAAATAACAGTAAGTAAAAATGACCCAGATTGTGGAATATTTCATAAAGGAGAGCATAAAAAAGTATTTGCATATTTATCAAATACAGCGTGTAATGATTATGGAATAATACTTGATTTTGAAGTAACCTCAGGAAATAAACATGATTCAACAGTATTTCCTATATTATATGAGAGAATAAAGAATAAATATAAAAGTAATAAATACATAGCAATTGATGCAGGATATAAAACACCGGCAATAGCAAAACAAATACTTGATAATGATAAAATACCATTATTACCATATAAAAGACCAATGACAAAAAAAGGGTTCTATAAAAAATATGAATATGTTTATGATGAATATTATGATTGTTATATATGTCCAAATAACAAAATATTAAAATATAGTACAACCAATAGAAATGGATATCAAGAATATAAAAGTAATCCTAACGATTGTAAAAACTGTAAATATGTCAAAAATTGTACAGAAAGTAAGAATAATCAAAAAGTAGTAACTCGTCATATCTGGGAAGAATACATAGAAAAATGCGAAGATATTAGACATACTAAAGGATTTAAAGAAAAATATGGAAGAAGGAAAGAAACAATAGAGAGAGTTTTCGCTGATGCAAAAGAATTACATGGGATGCGATACACATTACATAGGGGTTTAGAAAGAGTTAAAAATGAACTATACCTCTTATTTGGGTGCATGAATTTAAAGAAGTTGGCAAAAATCATATGGAAAAGGTATAAGAATTCTTCCGAATTACATGTTTTATTTGAAGATTTGAAAAATATTTCAAATTTCAGAATTTTAAAAAGGCATTTTAGATTATTGATAAATTCTAAAATGCCTTTTGTCTTCAATCTGAGACAATAG
- a CDS encoding GNAT family N-acetyltransferase — MNHIGTVRLETERLILRKISSDDFRFAYKNWATDKEVTKFVGWSKHENLEETKRIFTNWINEYKSKKTYRWIIELKEIREPIGTIDVVDMDEELNMATIGYVIGKNWWNRGIVTEAFLRIIKFLFEDIKVNRIEATHMPLNFASGKVMKKCGLKYEGTLRQRFKNKGEFTDISIYGILAEDYFKGKKFKVIVDRPIGYRDFYGNIYPVNYGYILGISSGDGEEQDAYILTEDNKPLEEFTGELIAKIIRKDDIEEKWVIGKNIYSKDEIFKRTLFIEKYFNSTIKIIKTP, encoded by the coding sequence ATGAATCATATAGGCACTGTAAGACTTGAAACGGAAAGACTAATTTTAAGAAAAATATCTTCAGATGATTTTCGTTTTGCTTATAAAAACTGGGCTACCGATAAGGAAGTAACTAAATTTGTCGGATGGAGCAAACATGAAAACCTAGAAGAGACGAAAAGAATATTTACAAATTGGATTAATGAATACAAGTCCAAAAAAACATACCGATGGATAATCGAATTAAAGGAAATAAGAGAGCCTATTGGAACAATAGATGTTGTAGATATGGACGAAGAATTAAATATGGCAACCATTGGCTATGTTATAGGAAAAAATTGGTGGAATAGAGGAATAGTTACAGAGGCTTTTTTAAGAATTATTAAATTTTTGTTTGAAGATATTAAAGTCAATAGAATTGAAGCCACTCATATGCCTTTAAATTTTGCTTCTGGTAAAGTAATGAAAAAGTGTGGGTTGAAATATGAAGGAACTCTAAGACAAAGGTTTAAAAATAAGGGGGAGTTTACAGATATTTCAATTTATGGAATTTTAGCAGAGGATTATTTTAAAGGAAAAAAATTCAAAGTTATTGTTGACAGGCCGATTGGATATAGAGATTTTTATGGAAATATTTACCCTGTTAATTATGGGTATATTTTAGGAATTAGTAGTGGTGATGGTGAAGAACAAGATGCTTATATTTTAACAGAAGACAATAAGCCCTTGGAAGAGTTTACAGGAGAATTAATAGCAAAAATAATAAGAAAAGATGATATTGAGGAAAAATGGGTTATAGGCAAAAATATTTATTCAAAAGATGAGATTTTTAAAAGAACCTTATTTATAGAAAAATATTTTAATTCAACTATAAAAATAATAAAAACTCCCTAA
- a CDS encoding sugar kinase, protein MKKIVTLGEIMLRLATPNFEKFNQATNYNAVFGGGEANVAVSLANYNNRVQHVTKLPDNELGQAAIDSLNKYRVHTNYIPRGGKRIGIYFLEQGYSYRPSKIIYDRESSSLATATIDDFDFYSIFDRAEWFHISGITPALSKSCEEITLKALQVAKEMGITVSMDVNFRASLWDIETARKVISNLMQYVDVCFDGDWPLGFRETTPDGTSLEDELKLYEKAFKNMSKVYGCKYYFSSLRKLISSSSNFYSACGYNGNEFYHTKVYDVDIIDRVGTGDSFVAGVINCLVKGKNFKEALDFGVAAAVLKHTIPGDVNLVKEEDVYNLLQGGNTRIQR, encoded by the coding sequence TTGAAAAAAATAGTTACTCTTGGAGAAATAATGTTAAGACTTGCTACTCCTAATTTTGAAAAATTTAATCAAGCAACTAATTACAACGCCGTCTTTGGAGGAGGGGAAGCCAATGTTGCAGTTTCTTTAGCAAATTATAATAATAGGGTTCAGCACGTTACAAAGCTTCCCGACAATGAATTAGGTCAAGCTGCCATAGATTCTTTAAACAAATACAGAGTACATACTAATTATATTCCTAGAGGAGGAAAAAGAATTGGCATTTATTTTCTGGAACAAGGCTATTCCTACAGACCTTCTAAGATAATTTACGATAGGGAAAGTTCATCACTGGCAACTGCTACTATAGATGATTTTGATTTTTATAGTATTTTCGATAGAGCAGAATGGTTTCATATATCTGGTATTACCCCTGCCCTTAGTAAAAGTTGTGAAGAAATAACATTAAAAGCATTACAAGTGGCTAAAGAAATGGGAATTACCGTTTCTATGGATGTAAATTTCAGGGCCAGCCTTTGGGATATTGAAACAGCTAGAAAAGTAATCTCCAATTTAATGCAGTATGTAGATGTTTGTTTTGACGGTGATTGGCCATTAGGCTTTAGAGAAACAACACCGGACGGAACGAGTTTAGAAGATGAATTAAAATTATATGAAAAAGCTTTTAAAAATATGTCAAAAGTATATGGCTGTAAATATTATTTTAGTTCATTGAGAAAATTAATATCCTCTTCTTCAAATTTCTATTCTGCCTGTGGCTATAATGGAAATGAATTTTATCACACAAAGGTTTACGATGTAGATATTATTGACAGAGTTGGAACTGGCGACTCCTTTGTTGCCGGTGTAATAAATTGTTTAGTAAAGGGCAAAAACTTTAAAGAAGCCTTAGATTTTGGAGTTGCTGCTGCTGTTTTAAAACACACAATTCCAGGTGATGTTAACTTAGTCAAGGAAGAGGATGTCTATAATTTGTTACAAGGTGGAAACACCCGAATACAACGATAA
- a CDS encoding heparan-alpha-glucosaminide N-acetyltransferase, producing MKERYNSIDFIRGFAIINMVIYHLFYDLVYIFGENISWFPSKYSSIWQNLIAMTFIVTSGISYNFGKKNSRKFTMLLACAAILSVFTAIFMKDQFIAFGIIHFFAFATLILLAIDPILKRINPFIGIILFVLLFIATKPITNGYINLFFTKHYLPENLYNLKFLFWLGFPGPNFTSADYFPILPWIFLFIVGFYIGRLIVTKKPIMKKKRYNPVCIIGRHSLFIYMIHQPIIYLILSFVYKTSLF from the coding sequence ATGAAAGAACGATATAATTCAATTGATTTTATAAGAGGCTTTGCAATAATTAATATGGTCATCTACCATTTGTTCTATGACCTAGTCTATATATTTGGAGAAAATATTTCCTGGTTTCCCAGTAAGTACTCCTCTATATGGCAAAATTTAATAGCTATGACCTTTATAGTAACTTCCGGTATTTCCTATAATTTCGGAAAGAAAAATTCCAGAAAATTTACTATGCTTTTAGCTTGTGCCGCAATACTTTCAGTTTTTACCGCAATTTTTATGAAGGACCAATTTATAGCCTTTGGAATAATACATTTTTTTGCTTTTGCAACACTAATACTACTGGCTATTGATCCAATATTAAAACGTATAAATCCATTTATAGGAATAATCCTATTTGTTTTATTGTTTATAGCTACAAAACCAATTACAAATGGATATATTAATTTATTTTTTACAAAACATTACTTACCTGAAAATTTATATAATTTGAAATTTTTATTTTGGCTAGGATTTCCTGGTCCTAATTTTACATCAGCAGACTATTTTCCAATACTGCCATGGATATTTCTATTTATAGTCGGCTTTTATATTGGCCGCCTAATAGTAACTAAAAAGCCTATTATGAAGAAAAAAAGATACAACCCTGTGTGTATAATTGGAAGGCATAGTTTATTTATATATATGATTCATCAACCAATAATATATTTAATACTGTCTTTTGTTTATAAAACTTCTTTATTTTAA
- the cls gene encoding cardiolipin synthase, translated as MKNFFKFITSRMFFVSIIFILQVLLTYEVYVLLADNFFWFYVASLILGLILVVTIINKDTNPAYKIAWIVPIIAFPMFGSIIYLFFAQNRFVSNIRMSMSTTTSSFHFLMTNHINTLEEITDEDAYIQSRYLERYASCPVYKNTNSKYYPSGEMFFYDFIKDLKNAKNFIFLEFFIIEEGYMWNTVLDILVEKVKEGVDVRLIYDDFGCISKLPRNYDKFLISKGIKCQVFNPIKLFVMPKHNNRDHRKIIVIDGNIGYTGGVNLADEYINKVERFGHWKDSAVRLYGQAVWSLTVIFLSMWNSISDEFVDFESHLHRLNFDDEIEDPDNGFVQPFSDSPLDADPVGENIYLNIINRAKNYVYITTPYLILSNEMLTALKNAAKGGIDVRILTPHIPDKKTVFMVTRSHYESLIASGVKIYEYTPGFIHAKNFVSDDKFAVVGTINVDFRSLYLHFEDAVWFYDSPVIFDIKRDFLNTIDISQRKTLTEMKKTLWIKKVARSVLRVFAPMM; from the coding sequence ATGAAAAATTTTTTTAAATTTATTACAAGTAGAATGTTCTTTGTTAGTATTATTTTCATTCTACAGGTACTTCTTACTTACGAAGTATATGTTTTACTTGCTGACAACTTCTTTTGGTTCTATGTTGCAAGTTTAATTTTAGGTCTTATTTTAGTAGTAACTATTATAAATAAAGATACAAACCCTGCTTATAAAATAGCCTGGATTGTTCCTATTATAGCCTTTCCAATGTTTGGATCAATCATCTATTTGTTTTTTGCACAAAATAGATTTGTATCTAATATAAGAATGTCCATGTCAACAACAACCTCCTCTTTTCATTTTTTAATGACTAATCATATAAATACCTTAGAGGAGATTACAGATGAAGATGCCTACATACAAAGTAGGTACTTAGAACGATATGCTAGCTGTCCTGTCTATAAAAATACCAATTCTAAATACTATCCCAGTGGAGAAATGTTTTTTTACGATTTTATTAAAGATCTTAAAAATGCAAAAAATTTTATTTTTTTAGAATTCTTTATTATTGAAGAAGGTTATATGTGGAATACGGTTTTGGATATTTTAGTAGAAAAAGTCAAAGAAGGCGTTGATGTAAGACTAATTTATGATGATTTTGGCTGTATTTCTAAATTACCAAGAAACTATGATAAGTTTTTAATTTCTAAGGGAATAAAGTGTCAAGTTTTTAATCCTATAAAGCTATTTGTTATGCCAAAACATAACAACAGGGATCACCGAAAGATAATTGTTATCGATGGAAATATCGGATATACCGGCGGGGTAAATTTAGCAGATGAATATATTAATAAGGTGGAAAGATTTGGTCATTGGAAAGATAGTGCCGTTAGATTATATGGTCAGGCTGTATGGAGTTTAACTGTAATATTTTTATCTATGTGGAATTCTATTTCCGATGAATTTGTAGATTTTGAGTCCCATTTACATAGACTAAATTTTGATGATGAAATAGAAGATCCCGATAACGGTTTTGTCCAACCTTTTTCCGATTCACCTTTAGATGCTGATCCTGTTGGTGAAAATATTTATTTAAATATAATTAACAGAGCAAAAAACTATGTATATATTACAACACCCTATTTAATACTTTCCAATGAAATGCTTACAGCCTTAAAAAATGCTGCAAAGGGTGGTATTGATGTTAGGATTTTAACTCCTCATATTCCCGATAAAAAAACTGTCTTTATGGTTACTAGAAGCCATTATGAAAGTTTAATTGCCTCCGGTGTTAAAATATATGAATATACGCCTGGTTTTATACACGCTAAAAACTTTGTCTCCGATGATAAATTTGCAGTAGTCGGAACTATAAACGTAGATTTTAGAAGTCTTTATCTCCATTTTGAAGATGCAGTTTGGTTTTATGACTCTCCTGTTATTTTTGATATAAAAAGGGATTTTCTTAACACAATAGATATTTCTCAAAGAAAAACATTAACAGAGATGAAAAAAACATTATGGATAAAAAAAGTTGCTAGATCTGTACTAAGGGTCTTTGCACCAATGATGTAA